The Cloacibacterium caeni region TGCTTTAGCCTGCTGTTCAATTTTCTTTTCTAGTTCCCATGTAGATTTGATTTTAAGTGTCATTTCTGGGTTTTGGGAGGATTTTTCAAGAGCTGGAATAATAAAATTGCGCATCAGTGTTTTTAGTTCAGAAATACGAAGCATTTCAATAACACTTCCGCACAAGTAAGGATGGAAAAAGCCATGTTTCCAGAGGGCGTAAAATGTCCAGTAAACATTTTCCATTTCTTCTAAGCTGCTGCAGTATAAAATAAAGCAGTTCGGACAAGGTTCTTGGAGCGGTTTTCCTGCATTTCTGCCACGGTTAAGAATAAAAATTGCGGTT contains the following coding sequences:
- a CDS encoding DUF6943 family protein produces the protein MQNFKVRTYDVQQATPKTAIFILNRGRNAGKPLQEPCPNCFILYCSSLEEMENVYWTFYALWKHGFFHPYLCGSVIEMLRISELKTLMRNFIIPALEKSSQNPEMTLKIKSTWELEKKIEQQAKAVKELRDSLVRRYYLSM